In one Roseburia intestinalis L1-82 genomic region, the following are encoded:
- a CDS encoding LicD family protein, with translation MENGLKELQQRLVEMLSSFQKFTQQNGMIFFLVGGSALGAVRHQGFIPWDDDVDIAMMREDFEKMEYLMSLQHDRLGEFIYSPVEKHMIPDAPIGYLYDTLHADAGYENTAKIDIHPIDGVPKSGVLKKVQKWTSLIYYLSEYRLPVKNKGKAIRNISKVILKITPGFIFRFYMRVCKKIMTSWRTSDSEYICSLFGVAGYEREVMPKSYLLPLKEADFENKVFMIPGNYDPYLKRLYGDYKKMPPEMEQHPRHKIHELYKK, from the coding sequence ATGGAAAATGGATTAAAAGAATTGCAGCAACGTTTAGTTGAAATGCTGTCGTCTTTTCAGAAATTTACACAACAGAATGGAATGATTTTTTTTCTGGTAGGCGGAAGTGCGTTAGGTGCAGTCAGACATCAGGGATTTATACCATGGGACGACGACGTGGATATTGCAATGATGCGGGAAGATTTCGAAAAAATGGAATACCTGATGAGTCTGCAGCATGACCGGCTGGGTGAATTTATATATTCACCGGTCGAGAAGCATATGATACCGGATGCGCCAATTGGTTATTTATATGATACCTTGCATGCAGATGCCGGATATGAAAATACGGCAAAAATAGACATACATCCGATTGATGGTGTTCCAAAATCGGGAGTATTAAAGAAGGTTCAGAAGTGGACATCACTTATTTATTATTTGTCAGAATATCGTCTTCCAGTTAAAAATAAAGGAAAAGCAATCCGGAATATTTCAAAGGTAATTCTTAAAATAACCCCCGGTTTTATATTCCGGTTTTATATGAGAGTGTGTAAAAAGATCATGACATCATGGAGAACTTCGGATAGTGAGTATATCTGTAGCTTATTTGGGGTTGCCGGGTATGAGAGGGAAGTGATGCCGAAAAGTTATCTGCTTCCATTAAAAGAGGCTGATTTTGAGAATAAAGTTTTTATGATACCGGGAAATTATGATCCGTATTTGAAAAGGCTGTATGGAGATTATAAGAAAATGCCTCCTGAGATGGAGCAGCATCCCAGACATAAGATACATGAGCTATATAAAAAATAA